The following coding sequences lie in one uncultured Mailhella sp. genomic window:
- the ugpC gene encoding ABC transporter ATP-binding protein, with the protein MANVRLINIDKTFNKNKVLSGLNLEVPDGSFMVMVGPSGCGKSTALRCIAGLEEVTSGTIMIGDKDVTRMEPKDRNIAMVFQNYALYPHMNVYDNITYGLKVRGIPADERKRRALEAAKLLGLDGLLERMPRQLSGGQRQRVAMGRAIVREPSVFLFDEPLSNLDANLRNQMRIELRRLHQRLATTSIYVTHDQVEAMTLAEKILVLRAGHIEQYGTPDDVYLRPASVFVAQFMGSPSMNIVRARAEKNDIILPDGTRLSGVQAEDIDISGRSGDILLGLRSEDLIFDPEGDIRVTVDIVEALGSDTLAYCRPLSANPEKQESSSVIVRLQGSQRPSSGDVIRLTARKGHGHVFDTETQLRCL; encoded by the coding sequence ATGGCAAACGTTCGTCTCATCAACATAGACAAGACTTTCAACAAGAACAAAGTGCTCTCCGGTCTCAACCTCGAAGTGCCGGACGGCTCGTTCATGGTCATGGTGGGCCCCTCGGGCTGCGGCAAGTCCACGGCCCTGCGCTGCATCGCAGGCCTCGAAGAAGTGACTTCCGGCACCATCATGATCGGCGACAAGGACGTCACCCGCATGGAGCCCAAGGACCGCAACATCGCCATGGTGTTCCAGAACTACGCGCTCTATCCGCACATGAACGTGTACGACAACATCACCTACGGCCTGAAGGTGCGCGGCATTCCCGCCGACGAGCGCAAGCGCCGCGCCCTGGAAGCCGCCAAGCTCCTCGGCCTCGACGGCCTGCTCGAACGCATGCCCCGTCAGCTTTCCGGCGGCCAGCGTCAGCGCGTGGCCATGGGCCGCGCCATCGTGCGCGAACCCAGCGTGTTCCTCTTCGACGAGCCGCTCTCCAACCTCGACGCCAATCTGCGCAATCAGATGCGCATCGAACTGCGCCGCCTGCATCAGCGCCTCGCCACCACCAGCATCTACGTGACCCACGATCAGGTGGAGGCCATGACCCTCGCCGAAAAGATCCTCGTGCTGCGCGCAGGCCACATCGAACAGTACGGAACCCCCGACGACGTGTATCTGCGCCCGGCCTCCGTGTTCGTGGCGCAGTTCATGGGCTCCCCCTCCATGAACATCGTGCGCGCCCGCGCGGAAAAGAACGACATCATCCTGCCCGACGGCACCCGTCTTTCCGGCGTGCAGGCCGAAGACATCGACATCTCCGGCCGCAGCGGCGACATTCTGCTCGGCCTTCGCAGCGAAGACCTCATCTTCGACCCTGAAGGCGACATCCGCGTCACCGTAGACATCGTGGAAGCCCTCGGCTCCGACACCCTCGCCTACTGCCGCCCCCTGAGCGCGAATCCCGAAAAGCAGGAAAGCTCCTCGGTCATCGTGCGCCTCCAGGGCTCGCAGCGTCCCTCTTCCGGCGACGTCATCCGCCTCACGGCCCGCAAGGGTCACGGCCACGTGTTCGACACGGAAACGCAGCTGCGCTGCCTGTAA
- the ugpE gene encoding sn-glycerol-3-phosphate ABC transporter permease UgpE has product MVEKKGLGRALSHAVLLFGAAVVLFPLYVALVATSHSYDVLIGTTPLWFGQELVKNFTTVLTQGLKAAGGIPVWVMMGNSLIMALGIALGKIAISITAAYAIVFFRFRGRELCFVLIFITLMMPVEVRIVPTFQVAANLNFIDSYPGLILPLIASATATFLYRQMFMTIPQELLEAARIDGAGPWRFFVDVVLPLSRTNTAALFVVLFIYGWNQYLWPLLVTNQESMYTVVMGIQRMVNIPDAVPEWNLIMAVALLGMLPPLLVVLGMQKLFVRGLVETEK; this is encoded by the coding sequence ATGGTAGAAAAGAAAGGACTCGGAAGAGCGCTCAGTCACGCCGTGCTCCTGTTCGGCGCGGCCGTCGTTCTCTTTCCCCTGTACGTGGCGCTCGTGGCCACCTCACACAGCTACGACGTGCTCATAGGCACCACGCCCCTGTGGTTCGGTCAGGAACTCGTCAAGAACTTCACCACCGTGCTCACCCAGGGTCTCAAGGCCGCCGGCGGCATTCCCGTGTGGGTCATGATGGGCAACAGCCTCATCATGGCGCTCGGCATCGCCCTCGGCAAAATCGCCATTTCCATCACCGCGGCCTACGCCATCGTGTTCTTCCGCTTCCGCGGACGCGAGCTGTGCTTCGTGCTCATCTTCATCACGCTCATGATGCCCGTGGAAGTGCGCATCGTGCCCACCTTCCAGGTGGCCGCCAACCTGAACTTCATCGACAGCTACCCCGGCCTCATTCTGCCGCTCATCGCCTCGGCCACGGCCACGTTCCTGTACCGTCAGATGTTCATGACCATTCCCCAGGAACTGCTCGAAGCCGCGCGCATCGACGGCGCAGGCCCCTGGCGCTTCTTCGTGGACGTGGTGCTCCCGCTCTCCCGCACGAACACCGCCGCGCTCTTCGTGGTGCTGTTCATCTACGGCTGGAACCAGTACCTCTGGCCCCTGCTCGTCACCAATCAGGAAAGCATGTACACCGTGGTCATGGGCATTCAGCGCATGGTGAACATTCCCGACGCCGTGCCGGAATGGAACCTCATCATGGCCGTGGCCCTTCTGGGCATGCTGCCGCCGCTGCTCGTGGTGCTCGGCATGCAGAAGCTCTTCGTCCGCGGACTTGTGGAAACCGAGAAGTAG
- the ugpA gene encoding sn-glycerol-3-phosphate ABC transporter permease UgpA, which produces MQDERYAFRGKKHLLLPILFLLPQLVITVVFFFYPAGEALLGSVYMEDSFGLSREFVGLDNFVVLFSDPSYLETLYLTFIFSIATITLTMTVSLLMAVVADQVSFGGALYKSMLIIPYAVAPPLAGVLWLFLFNPSVGVLSSLLDSLGYTWNHKLNGNQALLLLIISASWKQISYNFLFFLAGLQAIPRSLIEAAAIDGASPWQRFRNIIFPLLSPTTFFLLVVNTIYTLFETFGIVHAVTQGGPSRATETLIYKVFNDGFIGLDFGGSSAQSVVLMFIVMILTFLQFRYVERKVNY; this is translated from the coding sequence ATGCAGGATGAGCGCTACGCGTTCCGGGGCAAAAAGCATCTGCTGCTGCCCATTCTCTTCCTGCTGCCCCAGCTTGTCATCACGGTGGTGTTCTTCTTCTACCCCGCCGGCGAGGCCCTGCTCGGGTCGGTATACATGGAAGACTCTTTCGGCCTTTCCAGAGAGTTCGTCGGACTGGACAACTTTGTCGTTCTTTTCTCCGATCCCAGCTATCTTGAAACGCTGTATCTCACCTTCATCTTCAGCATCGCCACCATCACCCTCACCATGACGGTTTCCCTGCTCATGGCCGTCGTCGCCGATCAGGTAAGCTTCGGCGGCGCGCTCTACAAGTCGATGCTCATCATTCCCTACGCCGTGGCTCCGCCCCTCGCCGGCGTGCTCTGGCTCTTTCTGTTCAATCCTTCCGTAGGCGTGCTCTCCTCGCTGCTCGACAGCCTGGGATACACCTGGAACCACAAGCTCAACGGCAATCAGGCCCTGCTGCTGCTCATCATATCTGCCTCCTGGAAGCAGATTTCCTATAATTTCCTGTTCTTCCTTGCGGGACTCCAGGCCATTCCGCGTTCGCTCATCGAGGCCGCCGCCATCGACGGCGCCAGCCCCTGGCAGCGCTTCCGCAACATCATCTTCCCCCTGCTCTCGCCCACGACCTTCTTCCTGCTCGTGGTCAACACCATCTACACCCTGTTCGAGACCTTCGGCATCGTGCATGCGGTCACCCAGGGCGGGCCTTCACGCGCAACGGAAACACTCATCTACAAGGTCTTCAACGACGGGTTCATCGGCCTCGACTTCGGCGGTTCCTCCGCGCAGTCGGTGGTGCTCATGTTCATCGTCATGATTCTGACGTTCCTCCAGTTCCGCTATGTCGAACGCAAGGTCAACTACTAG
- the ugpB gene encoding sn-glycerol-3-phosphate ABC transporter substrate-binding protein UgpB: MRSLRSVALLAVSLMLLASPVQAKTTITFWHGMGGELGEITDNIIKDFNASQDKYEVKGVYKGNYDEAMTAAIAAFRAKQHPNIIQIFEVGTASMMAAKGAIRPVWEIMDAAGTPLDMSKFLPSVTSYYSTSDGKLIAMPFNASTTVLYYNKDAVKKAGGDPENFPRTWPEVADLARKIKESGACKYGMTSGWQSWVQLESFSAWHNVPFASNNNGFDGLNTELLFNGPLQVRHIDFLSKLNKEGVSVYVGRKSEAINTFTAGEAGILMNSSGSYAAVKAGAKFNWGVMVLPYWPDVKGAPQNTVIGGAAIWAMAGHSKDSENGVAAFINYILKPEVQAAFHQATGYVPVTLAGYELTKQQGFYDKNPGTDVAVKALSDKKPTINTLGLRLGNFVQIRNIIDEELEAVWAGKKTAKEALDSAVKRGNVELRRFERANS, encoded by the coding sequence ATGCGTTCACTCCGATCCGTGGCCCTTCTGGCCGTTTCTCTGATGCTCCTGGCGAGTCCCGTGCAGGCGAAAACCACCATCACCTTCTGGCACGGCATGGGCGGCGAGCTCGGTGAAATCACCGACAACATCATCAAGGACTTCAACGCCTCCCAGGACAAATACGAAGTCAAGGGCGTGTACAAGGGCAACTACGACGAAGCCATGACCGCCGCCATTGCCGCCTTCCGCGCCAAGCAGCATCCGAACATCATCCAGATCTTTGAAGTGGGCACCGCCAGCATGATGGCCGCCAAGGGCGCCATCCGTCCCGTCTGGGAAATCATGGACGCCGCGGGCACGCCGCTCGACATGTCCAAGTTCCTGCCTTCCGTCACGAGCTACTATTCCACCAGCGACGGCAAGCTCATCGCCATGCCCTTCAACGCCTCCACCACGGTGCTCTACTACAACAAGGACGCCGTGAAGAAGGCCGGCGGCGATCCTGAAAACTTCCCCCGCACCTGGCCCGAAGTGGCCGACCTCGCCCGCAAGATCAAGGAATCCGGCGCGTGCAAGTACGGCATGACCAGCGGCTGGCAGTCCTGGGTGCAGCTTGAAAGCTTCTCCGCCTGGCACAACGTTCCCTTCGCCTCCAACAACAACGGCTTCGACGGACTGAACACCGAACTGCTCTTCAACGGTCCGCTGCAGGTCCGCCACATCGACTTCCTCTCCAAGCTCAACAAGGAAGGCGTTTCCGTGTACGTGGGCCGCAAGTCCGAAGCCATCAACACCTTCACCGCCGGCGAAGCGGGCATTCTCATGAACTCCTCCGGCTCCTACGCCGCCGTCAAGGCCGGCGCCAAGTTCAACTGGGGCGTCATGGTGCTGCCCTACTGGCCCGACGTGAAGGGAGCTCCTCAGAACACCGTGATCGGCGGCGCCGCTATCTGGGCCATGGCCGGTCATTCCAAGGATTCCGAAAACGGCGTGGCCGCCTTCATCAACTACATCCTGAAGCCTGAAGTGCAGGCCGCCTTCCATCAGGCCACCGGCTACGTGCCCGTCACCCTCGCCGGCTACGAGCTCACCAAGCAGCAGGGCTTCTACGACAAGAACCCCGGCACCGACGTGGCCGTGAAGGCCCTCTCCGACAAGAAGCCCACCATCAACACCCTCGGCCTGCGCCTCGGCAACTTCGTCCAGATCCGCAACATCATCGACGAAGAACTCGAAGCCGTCTGGGCCGGCAAGAAGACCGCCAAGGAAGCTCTCGACTCCGCCGTGAAGCGCGGCAACGTCGAACTGCGCCGCTTTGAGCGCGCCAACAGCTGA
- a CDS encoding glycerophosphodiester phosphodiesterase family protein, translating into MKNTVELHARASMPLVIAHRGARGHAPENTLTSAALGHAVKADLWELDVNYTKDYKLVVVHDDTLVRTTNVEEVYPGRPSYRVCDFTLEELGRLDAGSWYEGRDQFGRVAAGELSAETLASFKGLRIPTLEQALELTKRFDWAVNVEIKNHAHLIGHDTVTKDVLEMIRRFDMVEQVIISSFQHRYLLECHDLCPEIATGALVENTRPDDPVELCRSLGVNAYHPDRLILAPGDLAALRDAGFAVNVWTVNDMDEARKLVEDGASGIITDFPAACRAALGRD; encoded by the coding sequence ATGAAAAACACTGTTGAACTGCATGCTCGCGCTTCCATGCCCCTTGTCATCGCCCATCGCGGCGCCAGAGGACACGCCCCTGAAAACACGCTGACCTCCGCCGCGCTCGGCCACGCCGTGAAGGCCGATCTCTGGGAGTTGGACGTCAACTATACCAAGGACTACAAGCTCGTGGTCGTTCACGACGACACCCTCGTGCGCACCACCAACGTGGAAGAAGTCTATCCCGGCCGCCCCTCCTACCGCGTGTGCGACTTCACGCTTGAGGAACTCGGCAGACTGGACGCCGGTTCCTGGTACGAAGGCCGCGATCAGTTCGGCCGCGTGGCCGCAGGAGAACTGAGCGCCGAAACCCTCGCCTCCTTCAAGGGACTGCGCATTCCCACGCTGGAACAGGCGCTCGAACTCACGAAGCGCTTCGACTGGGCCGTGAACGTGGAAATTAAAAACCACGCACACCTCATCGGTCATGATACTGTAACAAAAGACGTGTTAGAGATGATCCGCCGTTTCGACATGGTGGAGCAGGTCATCATTTCCTCGTTCCAGCACCGCTATCTGCTGGAATGCCACGATCTGTGTCCCGAAATCGCCACGGGCGCCCTCGTGGAAAACACCCGCCCCGACGATCCCGTCGAACTGTGCCGCAGTCTCGGCGTGAACGCCTACCATCCGGACAGGCTGATTCTCGCCCCCGGCGATCTTGCCGCCCTCCGCGACGCCGGCTTTGCCGTCAACGTCTGGACCGTCAACGACATGGATGAAGCCAGAAAGCTCGTGGAAGACGGCGCAAGCGGCATCATCACCGACTTCCCGGCCGCGTGCCGGGCGGCGCTGGGCAGAGACTGA
- a CDS encoding amino acid ABC transporter permease has product MIEVITRTFTPEILTYLLGGAWLVIELSVVIVICSIFFGLILALLRSYDKFVLGKLAGVYIEIFRNTPNLMWVLICYVYAPMPTAFLRCSFAFVLFTSATIAEIIRGGLNSIPRGQFEAAASQGFNFVQTLVYIILPQCFQNIVPTLLSQVITVVKDTSFLSMVAVAELMFRSRNALALLPRYTGQTVGIAQVAVIFGFAALIYFVINFTLSCVVRHMHKRRHAASRNLGEAA; this is encoded by the coding sequence GTGATCGAGGTCATTACCCGCACATTTACGCCCGAAATTCTCACCTATCTTCTGGGCGGCGCGTGGCTCGTCATCGAGCTTTCCGTCGTCATCGTGATATGCAGCATCTTTTTCGGGCTCATTCTGGCGCTTCTGCGCAGCTACGACAAATTCGTCCTCGGCAAACTCGCAGGCGTCTACATCGAAATTTTCCGCAACACCCCCAACCTCATGTGGGTGCTCATCTGCTACGTGTACGCGCCCATGCCCACGGCCTTTCTGCGCTGCTCCTTCGCCTTCGTGCTGTTCACCTCCGCCACCATTGCGGAAATTATCCGCGGAGGTCTGAACTCCATTCCCAGAGGACAGTTTGAAGCCGCCGCCTCCCAGGGCTTCAACTTCGTGCAGACGCTCGTGTACATCATTCTGCCGCAGTGCTTCCAGAACATCGTTCCCACCCTGCTCAGTCAGGTCATCACCGTGGTCAAGGATACCTCGTTCCTTTCCATGGTGGCCGTGGCCGAACTCATGTTCCGCTCCCGCAACGCCCTCGCCCTGCTGCCGCGCTACACCGGGCAGACCGTGGGCATTGCACAGGTGGCCGTCATCTTCGGCTTTGCGGCGCTCATCTACTTTGTCATCAACTTCACCCTCTCCTGCGTGGTTCGTCACATGCATAAGCGCAGACACGCCGCCTCGCGGAACCTGGGAGAAGCCGCCTGA
- a CDS encoding amino acid ABC transporter permease — MIEQILSPACWMVFLADWTLFLQAFGVTVMVSIAALALALALGVVFGVMSTSHFAVPRSIARAYVEAIQNTPLVLQAYVFYLALPYVGVMMGQVSVGIFAVGIYHGAYIAEVVRAGIQSIPRGQAEAAASQGFTYVQTMRWVILPQTVKIILPPLVNQMVNLIKNTSVIALIGGTDLMNRTNDWATSGASIYGPPFLVCGILYFLLCFPLSTWGRRYEERLKRQDSRAGQEMKKIEEELS; from the coding sequence GTGATTGAACAAATACTGTCACCCGCATGCTGGATGGTGTTTCTGGCCGACTGGACCCTGTTTCTGCAGGCCTTCGGCGTGACCGTCATGGTCTCCATCGCGGCGCTGGCCCTCGCGCTGGCGCTCGGCGTCGTGTTCGGCGTCATGTCCACGTCGCACTTCGCCGTTCCCAGAAGCATCGCCCGCGCCTATGTGGAAGCCATACAGAATACGCCGCTCGTTCTTCAGGCCTACGTGTTCTATCTCGCCCTCCCCTATGTGGGCGTCATGATGGGACAGGTGAGCGTGGGCATCTTTGCCGTGGGCATCTATCACGGCGCCTACATCGCCGAAGTGGTGCGCGCCGGCATTCAGTCCATTCCGCGCGGCCAGGCCGAAGCAGCCGCCTCTCAGGGCTTCACCTACGTGCAGACCATGCGCTGGGTCATCCTGCCCCAGACGGTGAAAATCATCCTGCCCCCGCTGGTCAACCAGATGGTCAACCTCATCAAGAACACGTCCGTCATCGCGCTCATCGGCGGCACGGACCTCATGAACCGCACCAACGACTGGGCCACCAGCGGCGCCAGCATCTACGGGCCGCCCTTCCTGGTGTGCGGCATCCTGTATTTTCTGCTGTGCTTCCCCCTTTCCACCTGGGGTCGCCGCTATGAGGAACGCCTGAAGCGCCAGGACAGCCGCGCCGGGCAGGAAATGAAAAAAATAGAGGAAGAATTGTCGTGA
- a CDS encoding transporter substrate-binding domain-containing protein, translated as MNKLHRMGALLLSALAILTFATTASAATLPDDVQAIVKRGELHVGVKSDVPGFSMQDLSGNYAGMEVDLSKKLAEAMGLKADKVVFTAVTAKTRGQLLDTGDIDMVLATFTITPDRKKIWNFSTPYYTDAVSLLVKKNSGIANYGDLVKKRVGVAEGSTSKDALIKAAAENGVTLTDTANIQTFPDYPSIKAALDAGQVQAFCVDGSILSGYLDPSTEILSTVRFAPQDYGVATKLSNKGLAEFVEKQISAWLADGTIDKIIAKNGVTPSFKK; from the coding sequence ATGAACAAACTTCACCGCATGGGAGCCCTTCTTCTCTCGGCCCTCGCCATCCTGACCTTCGCCACCACAGCCTCGGCCGCCACCCTGCCCGACGACGTGCAGGCCATCGTCAAGCGCGGCGAACTGCACGTGGGCGTCAAGTCCGACGTTCCGGGCTTCAGCATGCAGGATCTGTCCGGCAACTACGCCGGCATGGAAGTGGATCTCTCCAAGAAGCTCGCCGAAGCCATGGGCCTCAAGGCCGACAAGGTGGTCTTCACCGCCGTGACCGCCAAGACCCGCGGACAGCTCCTCGACACCGGCGACATCGACATGGTGCTCGCCACCTTCACCATCACCCCGGACCGCAAGAAGATCTGGAACTTCTCCACTCCCTACTACACCGACGCCGTCTCCCTGCTCGTGAAGAAGAATTCCGGCATCGCCAACTACGGCGATCTCGTGAAGAAGCGCGTGGGCGTGGCTGAAGGCTCCACCTCCAAGGACGCCCTCATCAAGGCTGCCGCCGAAAACGGCGTCACCCTCACCGACACCGCCAACATCCAGACCTTCCCCGACTATCCCTCCATCAAGGCCGCGCTCGACGCCGGTCAGGTGCAGGCCTTCTGCGTGGACGGCTCCATTCTTTCCGGCTATCTTGATCCGAGCACCGAAATCCTGAGCACCGTGCGCTTCGCTCCCCAGGATTACGGCGTGGCCACCAAGCTCTCCAACAAGGGCCTGGCCGAGTTCGTCGAAAAGCAGATTTCCGCCTGGCTCGCCGACGGCACCATAGACAAGATCATTGCCAAGAACGGCGTCACGCCTTCCTTCAAGAAGTAA
- a CDS encoding amino acid ABC transporter ATP-binding protein has product MNVIRLSDIHKSFGSHEVLKGVNLDVKEGEKLVIIGPSGSGKSTTVRCMNGLETPTSGHVYIDNTELTKQNRISLVRSTSSMVFQQFNLYPHLTVMGNLTLAPVKLFGKTRKEAQELARHYLSVVGLEEKANAYPATLSGGQQQRVAIARALCSQTKIILFDEPTSALDPETVQEVLNVMVKLAGEKNITMVIVTHEMGFAREVADRVIFMEDGTILEEGTPEHFFLNPTHERTKQFLGKILH; this is encoded by the coding sequence ATGAACGTGATAAGGCTTTCCGACATCCATAAATCCTTCGGTTCCCACGAGGTGCTCAAAGGCGTCAATCTCGACGTGAAGGAAGGGGAAAAACTCGTCATCATCGGGCCTTCCGGCTCCGGCAAGTCCACCACCGTGCGCTGCATGAACGGACTCGAAACACCCACTTCCGGACACGTCTACATCGACAACACGGAACTCACGAAGCAGAACCGCATTTCGCTCGTGAGAAGCACTTCGTCCATGGTGTTTCAGCAGTTCAACCTGTATCCGCACCTCACCGTCATGGGCAATCTCACTCTGGCTCCCGTCAAGCTGTTCGGCAAGACCAGAAAGGAAGCTCAGGAACTCGCCCGGCACTATCTCTCCGTCGTGGGGCTGGAAGAAAAGGCCAACGCCTATCCCGCCACGCTTTCCGGCGGCCAGCAGCAGCGCGTGGCCATCGCCCGAGCCCTGTGCAGCCAGACCAAGATCATTCTTTTCGACGAGCCCACTTCCGCCCTCGATCCCGAAACCGTGCAGGAAGTGCTGAACGTCATGGTCAAGCTCGCCGGAGAAAAGAACATCACCATGGTCATCGTCACCCACGAAATGGGCTTTGCCCGCGAAGTGGCCGACCGCGTGATCTTCATGGAAGACGGCACCATTCTGGAAGAAGGCACGCCCGAACACTTCTTCCTCAATCCCACCCACGAACGCACCAAGCAGTTCCTCGGCAAGATTCTGCACTAA
- a CDS encoding amidohydrolase family protein — protein MVIDFRLRPPFGGFLHVGMYADKAAADFYADNIGLQRSPSARQESMELLLQEMEENGIDMGVATGRVGHRKGNVPNDEIIRLMKEYPGKFVGLAGIDASDPKEGVREMLRVCVDGPLKGVVLEPGALDRPRYVDDARLYPFYAECERRRIPVILMIGGRAGPDRTYSDPQRLSRIAFDFPEVNFVAAHGCWPFVQEILGICFYQKNIYVCPDLYFFHLPGQDDYIRAGNFYMQDRMLFGSAYPFTPLSCVHEFRESFRPEVQDKLLYRNAAALLGL, from the coding sequence ATGGTCATCGACTTTCGTCTCCGCCCCCCGTTCGGGGGCTTTCTTCATGTCGGCATGTACGCGGACAAGGCCGCCGCGGACTTCTACGCCGACAACATAGGATTGCAGCGTTCGCCGTCCGCCCGACAGGAATCCATGGAGCTGCTGCTCCAGGAAATGGAGGAAAACGGCATCGACATGGGCGTGGCCACCGGACGCGTCGGCCACCGCAAGGGCAACGTGCCCAACGATGAAATCATACGCCTCATGAAGGAATATCCCGGAAAGTTCGTGGGCCTTGCGGGCATAGACGCCTCCGACCCCAAGGAAGGCGTCAGGGAAATGCTCCGCGTGTGCGTGGACGGGCCGCTCAAGGGCGTGGTGCTCGAACCGGGAGCCCTCGACCGGCCCCGCTACGTGGACGACGCGCGCCTTTATCCCTTCTATGCCGAATGCGAACGTCGCCGCATTCCCGTCATTCTCATGATCGGCGGCCGGGCCGGGCCCGACAGAACTTACTCCGATCCGCAGCGTCTGAGCAGAATCGCCTTCGATTTTCCGGAGGTCAACTTCGTCGCCGCCCACGGCTGCTGGCCCTTTGTGCAGGAAATACTCGGCATCTGCTTCTATCAGAAAAACATCTACGTCTGCCCCGATCTCTACTTCTTCCACCTCCCCGGGCAGGACGACTACATCCGGGCTGGCAACTTCTACATGCAGGACCGCATGCTCTTCGGCTCCGCCTATCCCTTCACTCCGCTCTCCTGCGTCCATGAGTTCCGGGAAAGCTTCCGGCCGGAAGTGCAGGACAAGCTGCTCTACCGCAACGCCGCCGCACTGCTGGGACTCTAG